The following DNA comes from Bos indicus x Bos taurus breed Angus x Brahman F1 hybrid chromosome 5, Bos_hybrid_MaternalHap_v2.0, whole genome shotgun sequence.
TACTATTAAggtgaccatactacccaaggcaatctatggattcaaggcaatccctatcaaaataccaatggcatttttcacagaattagaacaaatcattttaaattgtttGGAAACACAAAAACCCCAAATagcgaaagaaaaaaaaatcttaagaaagaagaatgatttGGAGGAATCATGCTCCCTAACTTCAGACtgcactacaaagctacagtcatcaatacagtgtgatactggcacaaaacagacacGAAGATCAGTGGAGCAGAGTACggagctcagaaataaatccacacactatGGTCAATTAAGCTGTGACAAAGGAggcgagaatatacaatggagaaaagacagtttcttcagtaagtgatgctgggaaaattggacaggtgcatgtaaaagaatgaaattagaaattctctaacacaatataaaaaaataaactcaaaatggattaaagacctaaatataaagaacagatactataaaactagaagaaaacacaggtagaattctctttgacataaataacagcaatttttttttttagatctgttttctaaagcaaagaaaacaaaaataagcaaattaaacttaaactttattttaaattttaaattttgtttaaattaagtttacctaattaaacttaaaagcttttgcacagcaaaggaaaccatcaataaaacaacaacaacaacaacaaaacctaacaggttaatattatatatatatatatatatatatatatatatatatatataaatagctcatccAACTCAACACCAAAGAAAGCAAATGGCCaagttaaaaaaatgggcagaagaactaaaaagacatttttccaaagaggaaatgcaggtggccaacaggcacatgaaagtACGCTTAACATGGatacatcagggaaatgcaaatcaatgcCACATGTGTGAGGAGCAAGGGACACTGTGCCTGGAATGGAAGGAGTGAGGGAAAAATATGAAAGTTGATTGTACAAACAGGCTTACTCTTGATATTCCTTTACTACCATTGAACCAAGGAGGTAGAGTAGCAGTCCTCCTTGCTTCTCATTGCTGCTTCCAGacctctttcccttttccctccctAAAACAATATCAGTTTTGAATCTCATACCAGCAGACGAAAGTATTCACTACTCTTTCTCTTTGAAATCATAATGGAGagaaataaattgggagattgactTATACACCCTAccatgaataaaatagataactaataagagtctactatatagcacacggaactctaaccagtactctataatgacctatatgagaaaagaatctaaaaaagagtggatatatgtttatgtataaatgACTTATTGCCATATAGCAGaaatcaacattgtaaatcaacaatattccaataaaaattaatttaaaaaaatagctccTTTATAAAGAAATCATATAAACCTTGGGTTTATCTTCTTAATTCTTTAGGAGTCTAGTTCCTGATACACTCTCATTCTCTCCGACATTTCTCCAGCCTCATTCTTAGTGATCCCCAAATCCACATGAATGGTCTTTGCATAGCCTTGGTCCTGCACTTCCTTTACTTCCTCTCCTCCAGTGATTTGGGTCTCCACTTCGGTCATTCACTGTCATGGTCATTTTCTAGACCTCATGATTACACATACTGCATGATCTCAAGTTCCAGCAATTCTCTCTGTAACCATCTTTTTCTGACATTCCCACTCATTCCCTGTAATAATCTGATTTCAGCAATTTAGCTGGGACTTACACGTCCTTGTTCCTACTACCTTTCCGTTGTCCTTCACTCACCTAATCTTTACTTTCTTATTGACCCCACTTATACTTCGTAATCAATCATGACTGCATATACATTCAGCTTCTTCGTTTCTTAATCTGGCAAATCCTAACTGGTTAAATCCAGCTCTGTTGCCTGCTCCATACCTCCACCTGTGCAGCCACACTTGGAGAAAGGTGCTGACTGATCTCACTTGAAATATCTGACCTTGAATGTCTGGCAGTCATCCATTTCTGTTTTCCATGTGTTCTCCCCTCTTTCCTGGAAGACCGTTTCATACCCTCTTTTCTCTACCCAGCTGCTCTTACCTTATAACCCTATTGTTTATTTCCCTGAGAAAATAGGAGAAAACATCTAGCTTTCTCTCAGTTTCTACCCTTGCCCCATACAGTCTGTTCTCAACACAGTAGCCAAACTGATTTTGCTCAAACACAGATGAGGTCAGTTACCCCTCTGATCGAAACTGTGTGATAGGGTACTCTGACTCCATTTTCTGCACCTCTCCCCTTCAGCCACCCAGGCTTCCTTGCTGTCCCTTGAAAATGCCAGGCATGTACCATCTCGTGGCCTTTATGCCTGCTCTACTTTCTGTTCTCTCCCCAGATACCTGCGTGGTTTGCTCCCTCATCCCTGGCTGCACATTCGGTTGCCCCTGAGTGAGACGCTCCCTGATTACCTATTTACACTTGCAGTACTACCCTACCAGAAACTCCCTCCTCACTTCTCTGCTCTGGTTTTCCACACAGTGCTTAACACCTTCTAAATAATTGGCTTGACCTGGTTACTATCCGTCTCCACCACTTGAACTGAGATATAAGCTCCATAAGGGCAGGAATTTGGAGGGTGAGGTAGAGAGAGAAGACCTAGCACTCACAAAATTTTGGCTGGTACAACATTCATTCAGAAACTGTATAATCACTAGATTTTAAGTGTACAACTGCAAACTTCTCAAATTCTTAACTATTTTCAAGAAATCTGTTTGGGCAAGACTTGACTCATCTTTTCTGCCTGCCATCTCTATAGTGTGTTTACCATTTCCTGTAACCaacattaaaagataaaatattttcttccacaaaGATATGCTTAGTAAAGTGAAAACTAcagttatttttctgattttctagGTGGCAACCTCAAGAAACAAATGAAAGCCTTAAGAATTATCAAGATGCTCTGCTTCAGAGTGATCTCACCTTGTGCCCAGCAGGAGTAAACACGGAGTGTTACAGAATATATGAGGCTTGCTCCTATGGCTCTGTTCCTGTGGTGGAAGATGTAATGACAGCTGGCAGCTGTGGAAATTCATCTGTGTACCTTAATGCTCCTCTGCAGTTGCTCAAGTCCATGAACGCTCCTTTCATCTTTATTAAGAACTGGAAGGAACTTCCTGCTATCTTAGAAAAAGAGAAGACTATAAATTTAGAGGAAAagattcaaagaagaaaaagattactTCACTGGTATCAACACTTCAAAACAGAGCTAAAAATGAGGTTTACTAATATTTtagaaagttcatttttaaagaacaataaaaattaactgtaaTTCATTGTTTTCAAGCCAAGGTCTgtgtttttaaatcatttctaatgctgtgtgtatgtgtgtgtgtatttagaaaTGTTCTTTAAGGTACCCAGTAGACTCTAGATTATGTCTGTAGTATTGACCAAGTACAGCCTTACTGGACCACTcctgaaaataaagttaaaatagacTCATTTGTACAAAGTTGAGTGATTCAACATTTATCAACTCTTCTCACTCGATAAATCTGCTCAAGGAAAGCAGCATGGTTTCCTGGAGAGACTGGGCTGTGGAGTCAGACCAAGCCTGGGTTAGAACCTCACTGCTGCACCTACTGTCTGGGGACCTTGGACCAGCCACCTCATTGTTCCTTTCCATGTAGAACGGAGATGATGGTACCTCATAGAGCTGATTGTAAATATGAAACGAAATAATATATAAAGGACTCAACAACTGAAATAATCTCtaattcatttttcattccttACTAGTTAATAATaggtttaaatttaaatattttaacacacaATCATTTCCATAATTTGAGAGTAATCATATGTCATGTTGGGAATGTATGTGGACAAATCTTAAAGAgttagactttatttatttatatgttattttttgGTTATTATATTTCTTAAGTCTTTTTATTGTGCTGAAGtacacataacaaaatttaccatctttaAGATTTccaagtgtacagttcaatggtaTTATATACAGTTATAATGTTTTACAACCATCATCACTATTTGTTTCCATAGGTTTTTCCATCTTGTAGAAGAACTGAAATTCTATACCCATTTAACAACCACTCTCCCTTTTTGCCTTGTTCCAGGTCCTGGCAACCACCgctctactttctgtttctacgATTTTGACTATTCCACGTACCttaaagtggaatcatacagtgtttctctttttgtgactgacttgttttacttagcataatgtcctcagggttcatctatgttgtagcatatgtcagaatttccttctttttaaagctaaatagtgttccactgtatgtatataccacattttatttactcattcttcTATCAGTGGCCACTTGGATTAtctccactttttggctattgtgaatagtgatgTGATAAGCAGGaatatacaaatatctctttgtgatcctgtcTTCAGTTCTTTTAggtatacccagaaatggaattgctggattatagggtaatttggtttttaattttatgagataCCTTCATCTTGTTTTGCAGAGTAGCTGTACCATTTCagattctcaccaacagtgtacaaacaTCTAATTTCTCCacttccttgccaacacttgttattttctgatattttgataatagccatcctaacaggtgtgaggtggtatgtGATTATAgtttttgacttgcatttctctagtgattACTGATAATGAGCATATGTCTTGTGTGGATAAATACCTATTCAAGTTCTTTacctattttgttgttgttgttagttacAGAGTTGATAAAAGTTGATGCTTTTTatataaatctgttttttttacataatttccTAAAAGTGAAATCACTGGGCCAAAATGTGTACACACATTaaggcttttttaaaactttattttatattgaaatataaatgattaacaatgtgatagtttcaggtggacagcagagggactcagccatacgtatacatgtatccattgtccaccaaactcccctcccacacaggctgccacataacattgagcagagttcctgtgctctacagtaagtccttgttggttatccatgttAAATATAGCACTGCACACATGTCAATCCCCAACTCCCGAGCTATCCTTTCCCCCTTCCTCGTGTCCCCCACATCCCCTCCCAGCAACCATAGTTGGTTCCCTAAGACTTGTATGTCTGTTtatgtcttgtaaataagttcattttatattatttctgtttaGATTCTGCATCTATgagatgtcatacaatatttctccttctctgtctgacttcagtgGACTTAGAATTTTAGATTACTCAAGTTTTGTTGGATCACAAAGGTTGAGGTAGATGCCTAGAAACAGAATTTGGTCATAATCTATGCAAAACGTGGACTGGGGGCAATCAGAGTGAGAAAATTAACATCTAAACTCAACAAGAGTTGTCACTGAAGCGTGGAGTAAGACAGGGCAACTCAAAGAAGAGTGCTTTGTGCAACACTGTCTGATGTCCTCAGAGAGCAGTGGCTTTGATTAAGGCTGAGAGAGCGCTCTTGTATCGTCAGGTCTTTGGGCTTCTGAAAGGATGCAGGGGACCTTGGGCTCAATCAGTTGCTTTGCctggctttttattttctcagaaatCCTATTCCTTGACTCTTGTGAAACCAAGCAACTAACATTCCTTCCAGGAGTTTTTTGTCTCCTTATTGTATGAACAGCCATAGATACTGGACAAGTGTAAATACCCACAGTTTCTTATAGCCAGAGCTCCCACAGAAGTATTCACATTATCAGAAGTTCTGGAAACTTCAAGAAAAAGGATCTTATCTTTGCATGACATTGGAAAATCACCATGGTGCGTGCCACATCATGGTGCCATGTTATCTTCTATTTGTTTTCTAGAGAACATATTTGTCTCTTTCGTTATAACAGTGATTATACGTTTTACCAGTCCCAATGTAAATGAGAGACTCAAGCTGGAATCatcaagattgctcggagaaatatcaatcacctcaaatatgcagatgacaccacccttatggcagaaagtgaagaggaactcaaaagcctcttgatgaaagtgaaagaggagagtgaaaaagttggcttaaagctcaacattcagaaaatgaagatcatggcatctggtcccatcacttcatgggaaatagatggggaaacagtggaaacagtgtcagactttctttttgggggctccaaaatcactgcagatggtaactgcagccatgaaattaaaagacgcttactccttggaaggaaagttatgacctagatagcatattcaaaagcagagacattactttgcgaacaaatgttcgtctagtcaaggctatggtttttccagtagtcatgtatggatgtgacagttggactgtgaagaaagctaagcactgaagaattgatgcttttgaactgtggtgttggagaagactcttgagagtcccatggactgcaaggagatccaaccagtccattctgaaggagatcagccctggaatttctttggaaggaatgatgctaaagctgcaactccagtactttggccacctcatgcgaagagttgattcattggaaaagactctgatgctgagggattgggggcaggaggaaaaggggacgacagaggatgagatggctggatggcatcaccgactcgatggacgtgagtctgagtgaactccaggagttggtgatggacagggagacctggcgtgctgcgattcatgggatcgcaaagagtcggacacaactaagcaacaactgaactgaactgactgaagtgtattttattatttacctttctgaaatggaaatggaaaatacaGTTGTTGTAACTTTCTTTCCTGAGTACACCTACAGAAAAGctgttttctggtttgttttttaaattttttattgaaatacagtcgAGTtacatgttgtgttaatttctgctgtacaccatGGTGATtcagtatacatacatatatatgttcttttcatatatatgtttttttcattacagcttatcatagaatattgagtataCTTCTCTAtcctgtacagtaggaccttgttgtttatcctttctgcatataatagtttatatctgCCAACTCTAaattcccactccatccctctctcACCTaccctccccactggtaaccacaaatttgttctctgtgtctgggagtctgtttctttttgttcagttcagttcagtcactcagtcatgtcagactctttgcgaccctatggactgcagcacgccaggcttccctgtccatcaccaaacccggagtttactcataaactcatgtccatcaagtcggtgatgccatccaaccatctcatcctctgttgtccccttctcctcctgccatcaatctttcccagcacaagggtcttttcaaatgagtcagttcttcacatcaggtggccaaagtattggagtttcagcttcaacatcagtccttccaatgaatattcagagttgatttcccttaggattgactggttggatctccgtgtagtccaagggattctcaagagttttctccaacaccacagttcaaagacatcaattcttaggtgctaaGCTTTGTTTAtgctccaaatctcacatccatacatgactacaagaaaaaccatagctttcatagatggacctttgttggcaaagtatgtctctgatttttaatatgctgtctaggttggtcatagcttttcttccaaggagtaagcatcttttaatttcatggctgcaatcaccatctgtggtgattttggagccccccaaaataaaatctcactgtttccattctttcccattctatttgccatgaagtgattggaccagatgccatgatcttcgttttctaaatgctgagcttcaagccaactttttcactctcctctttaactttcattaagaggctctttagttcttcttcactttctgccataagggtggtgtcatctacatatctgaggttacttatatttcttccagcaatcttgatgccacttgtgcttcatccagcccgacattttgcatgatgcactctgcatataagttaaacaagcaggctgacaatatacagccttgacgtactcctttcctgatttggaatcagtctgttgttccatgtccagttctaactgctgtttcatgacctgcatacagatttctcaggaggcaggtcaggtggtctggtattcccatctcttgaagaattttccacagtttgttgtgatccacacagtcaaaggctttggcgtaatcaataaagcagaaataggtgtttttctggaactgtcttgctttttcgatgatccagggatgctggcaatttgatctctggttcctctgccttttctagaaccagcttgaacatctggaagttcatggtgcacatactgttgaagtctggcttggagaattttgagcattactttactagcgtgtgagatgagtgcaattgtgcagtagtttgagcattctttggcattgcctttctttgggattggaatgaaaactgaccttttccagtcctgtggccactgctgagttttccaaatttgcgagcatattgactgcaacactttcatagcatcatcttttaggatttgaaatagctcaatcaaattccatcacctccactagctttgttcacagtgatgcttcataaggcccacttgacttcacattccaggatgtctggctctaggcgagggatcacaccatcgtggttatcttggtcatgaagatcttttttgtatggttcttttgtatattcttgccacctcttcttaatatcttctgcttctgttaggtccataccatttctgtcctttattgtgctcatctttgcatgaaatgttcccttggtatctaattttcttgagatctctagtctttcccattctgttgttttcctctatttctttgcattgatcactgaggaaggctttcttatctctccttgctattctttagaactctgcattcagatgagtatatctttccttttctcctttgcctttagcttctcttcttttctcagctatttgtgacgcctcctcagacaaccactttgcctttttgcatttctttttcttggggatggtcttgatcactgcctccttacAGTGTCacatccatagttcctcaggcactctatcagatctaatcccttgaatctgtttctcacttccactgtataatcataagggatttgatttaggtcatacctgaatagtctagtggttttccctaccttcttcaatttatgtctgaatttggcaataagaagttcatgatctgagccacagtcagctcccagtcttgtttttgctgactgtatagagcttctccatctttggctgcaaagaatataatcagtctgatttcagtattgaccatctggtaatgtccatgtgtagagtcttctcttgtgttgttggaagagggtgtttgctatgaccagtgcattcttttggcaacattctgttagcctttgacctgcttcgttttgcaccacaaggtcaaatttgcctgttattccacgTATCtcgtgacttcctacttttgcattccagtcccctataatgataaggacatcttttttggatgttagttctagaaggtcttataggtcttcatgctgctgctgctgagttgcttcagtcgtgtccgactctgtgcgaccccatagacggcagcccaccaggctcccccgtccctgggattctccaggcaagaatactggagtgggttgccatttccttctccaatgcatgaaagtgaaacgtgaaagtgaagtcgctcagtcgtgtctgacccttagcgaccccatggactgcagcctaccaggctcctccatccatgggattttccaggcaagagtactggagtggggtgccattgccttctccgataggtcttcatagaaccgttcaatttcagcttcttcagcattactggtaggggcagagacttggattactgtgatattgaatggtttgcctttgaaacgaATAGAGATTATTCTGTTGGTTTTaagatcgcatccaagtactgcatttcggactcttgttaactatgatgactcctgccgggagccggcatattgcatattgagtgcatattgcatattgagtgcagcacttttcaggatctggaatagctcaactggaattctatcactgccggtagccagcgtgaggaactccgcccatgacaaaggtcatgaggaaggaggctcggcatacgcaaaggcgggatcgagcttcaggagtccccctggaaattctcgagcaatctacccccaaaaccagagtctgcctactttctgctttgtgctttcacctacacctctgactttacggggggctgtcccccactacctctctgaaaaaagagttagcttacagctccagttaataattcctgggtgtgacagtgtttaacctacaaactcctttggaaatcctctagcctgcctgaataggtttttccggccacatgtgattgttcagagcctcccaactgtgagaggcgggagatgttctaaactgtctaaacacagattcttttgagtagttaaaagattgattagaaattgtattggtgaagggattttcacttgttgggccaatgtttgctgctaagtttccatatcccttacctgctgtgtccctggcagtgtattggttaatataattggtgtaaatagtagctttaatgtttgtaacctgggacccttgagttaattctttttgtagcccaccacacctttgcgc
Coding sequences within:
- the RXYLT1 gene encoding ribitol-5-phosphate xylosyltransferase 1 isoform X2, whose protein sequence is MDVFQWPLGVATYRNFPVVEVNWSMLHNERPYLCNFVGTVYENSSRQALMKILKQDGNDKLCWVSAREQWQPQETNESLKNYQDALLQSDLTLCPAGVNTECYRIYEACSYGSVPVVEDVMTAGSCGNSSVYLNAPLQLLKSMNAPFIFIKNWKELPAILEKEKTINLEEKIQRRKRLLHWYQHFKTELKMRFTNILESSFLKNNKN